AATGCATGCTTCCTTTATAAAGGACTTtcatacttttatttatttactcattaatttttctcattattattatttatgggCCTCTCTTGAAGCTTGTAAGTGTAACCAAACTCATCTCAAGCACTTAACTTAGCATGATTTGTTTTTGTTGTCCAATGCTATTATTATGTACAAATTACAAAAAAAGTATTCAGTTTTAGAAATGTCatttaatttttattcatttttaaaaaaaattaattttatacccAATATTTATTTGAATCTACCAATTATACCATTAAGCCATACTTAAGTTATATGTGTATAAGCAAGAGTATTATGAGAAATGTCATTATAATAATGGGTAAAATTTAACTGAATTTATTTAATggctaattttagttaactaatcaTAAAACTAAAAGAATAAATTTAAAGAGACATATTTACTCATAATCTTCAACCAAGATACACATTTTGCTATGCCATTTATCTGCTTTAAAcataacaaaagaaaaagagaaagaaaaaagggaaagaaaaaaaaaaagaaagaaagaaaaaaagaaaaaatttgaCTCAATTGCTCTTCTTCTTGCCATGCCTGGTGAGCCATCCCATTCCTTTCAATGCCTTGGAGATCTTGACAAGATTAGGCCTTCCCATGCCTAAATTCATCTTCCCTGCTGAGAATTTCAAGGCCTGTAAACAGCATAATGGCCCATCTGTCTCATCTTCatactcatcatcatcatcatcatcactgtACTCAAGCACACCTTTCTTTCCATGCTTCTTTACTATGCTGTTCTTGGCCTGAATTTTCTTGTCTGATTCAGCCTCATATGTCTCCCAAAGCATGTCCATGCCTTCCCCTCCTCCATCCACATTGTGTCTCTCCTCAAAGAGTTTACAAGCCAAAGTTCTTCTCCACTCTTTTTCTCTCCTCAATGAACCAAAACTTCCAAGATTGGTAGCCAATGTTTGAGAATCCTCTTCCTCCACATTAGTTTTCAATGAGTTTTGATCATCAAAATCATGGTCAGGACCTGCAAAATAGTTGTTAGCAGTAGCAGTACTTATGTTCTTGGATTCGTTTCTTGTGAActgttcttctttttcttctggTTTTGGATCAACTTTATCTGACTCAACACCCCAAGGATTGACTTCTTTGTCTTCATTTTTGTATGACAATTTTTCCAACTCTGTCTCTTCTTCCAAACACCATTTCAGTGTAGTCTCTACTCCCATAGTTGGCTCCACCATCTCCTTCTGAGTAATCTCAACTGGGGTTTTCTCGAAATCGACATAacgatcttcttcttcttcatcttctttttcttctgGTTTTGGATCAACTTTATCTGACTCAACACCCCTCCAAGGCTTGACTTCTTTGTCTTCATTTTTGTATGAAAATTTTTCCAACTCTTTCTCTTCTTCCAAACACCATTTCACCAACTCCTTCTGAGTAATCTCAACTGGGGTTTTCTCGAAATCGACATAacgatcttcttcttcttcttcatcttctttgttTAACTCGAGAATTGAACACTTGTCCACCGGAGTTTCATAGGCCTCCAAGCAAGTTTCTTTCACAACCTCCTCCAAAAGATCAGCAGGGTTTTCTCCAACACTTTCCAATGTAGATGTCtcgaacacaattttgaaaacctcatcaagctcCTCAAAATGCTGAAATTCTTCTTCATTGTCATCCACTTTAGAACTCAATCTCTCCAAGACAGCTTGGTAAGTGAAAGTGAGAAAACCAGCCTTGTGTTCAGACAAATCATCAGCACCATCATTTTCTTGGACAAAACCAGGAGAGAGAGTAGTGAGGAAAGCAAGAAGGAGAAGAGTTGTGGTGATGAAAAgtggagaaagaaaagaaaaaatcttGAAGAGATATGGTGAGAAGAAGATGAAGTAAGAGAAGTAAAGAGGGTGTGAGAGAGCAAAGAAACAAAACTTGAAGAGGTCAGAAAGAAGAAAACTAGGTAATCCACTTCTCTTGGCTCTTGCCATAGAAAATTCAGACATTTTCTTTTCTATTCTTCTTTGGAATGGAAGAGAGAAAGCGATGGAAAGCTAATTGGTTTTTGTTGTTTAGTTCTATCAATGGTGATGGAATGGACTTAGCTGAAGTGGGAAAGTTTTGGTTTCTgttttttctttgttgttttagattgaagagaaaaagaagaaaaaaaaagtgttaaaaaCTATAAAATGAGACCGGCGTGAATAAAGGAATGAGATTGAGAAAGTGAGAAAGTGAGAGACATAGAAGGACTAGGACACTAGAGATTGATATAACTAACATAGACAATCAAAAGCAACTTTAGTAAAATAGAAATAATTcataagtgaaaaaaaaaaaaaaaggtggaaAAAAACTTTAATCACTTTGCTTTCTCTTTCTTtatctatctatatatctatCTATCTACAACAAccagtgtgtgtgtgtgtgtgttttctcTCTCCCAATTTTCAGCTTTACCTAACTAATTAATCCCACTTCAAAGCCTTAAATGGGATCAGTACAAAATACAGATACACAGAGCTAATTAATCACTACTCATCACATAACTATCTACATATATTTTCATACCTAAACCAACTTTGTCTCATAAaagactattattattattattattattattattgttattataagCTTCTTAACATATCCAAACTATATTGACTCTATTGTTCTATGTTTAATGGTTATTTTTACAACGGCTTCTAGGTCAATAATTATGGCTccatattatataatataatacatGATGAGATAACCGTTGTGCAAACCAAAAGATTTTTCAGCCAACA
The genomic region above belongs to Humulus lupulus chromosome 1, drHumLupu1.1, whole genome shotgun sequence and contains:
- the LOC133782603 gene encoding uncharacterized protein LOC133782603, whose protein sequence is MSEFSMARAKRSGLPSFLLSDLFKFCFFALSHPLYFSYFIFFSPYLFKIFSFLSPLFITTTLLLLAFLTTLSPGFVQENDGADDLSEHKAGFLTFTYQAVLERLSSKVDDNEEEFQHFEELDEVFKIVFETSTLESVGENPADLLEEVVKETCLEAYETPVDKCSILELNKEDEEEEEDRYVDFEKTPVEITQKELVKWCLEEEKELEKFSYKNEDKEVKPWRGVESDKVDPKPEEKEDEEEEDRYVDFEKTPVEITQKEMVEPTMGVETTLKWCLEEETELEKLSYKNEDKEVNPWGVESDKVDPKPEEKEEQFTRNESKNISTATANNYFAGPDHDFDDQNSLKTNVEEEDSQTLATNLGSFGSLRREKEWRRTLACKLFEERHNVDGGGEGMDMLWETYEAESDKKIQAKNSIVKKHGKKGVLEYSDDDDDDEYEDETDGPLCCLQALKFSAGKMNLGMGRPNLVKISKALKGMGWLTRHGKKKSN